A stretch of Aedes aegypti strain LVP_AGWG chromosome 2, AaegL5.0 Primary Assembly, whole genome shotgun sequence DNA encodes these proteins:
- the LOC5565379 gene encoding cuticle protein yields MAFKFLALLALVAAASAVVLPVAVKHVEYADGPAEYQFSYSVHDDTTGDIKSQQEERHGDNVVGQYTLVDADGYRRVVDYTADEHNGFNAVVRREPLTQKVVKTVVPVAKFVAPVAHHYVAPVPHISYPTYYHH; encoded by the exons ATGGCTTTCAAA TTCTTGGCTCTCCTCGCCTTAGTGGCTGCTGCCAGCGCCGTGGTTTTGCCAGTTGCCGTCAAGCACGTGGAATACGCAGATGGTCCCGCTGAATACCAGTTCTCATACTCAGTGCACGATGACACGACCGGAGACATCAAGAGCCAACAGGAAGAACGTCACGGAGACAATGTCGTTGGACAGTACACTCTGGTTGACGCCGATGGTTACCGTCGTGTTGTGGATTACACTGCTGACGAACACAATGGATTCAACGCTGTTGTCCGCCGCGAGCCATTGACCCAGAAGGTTGTCAAGACTGTGGTCCCAGTTGCCAAGTTTGTTGCTCCAGTTGCCCACCATTACGTGGCACCAGTTCCTCACATTAGCTACCCAACGTACTATCATCATTAA
- the LOC5565391 gene encoding larval cuticle protein A2B, translated as MAFKFFALLALVTVASAAVLPVALKHIEYHDAPAEYQFSYSVHDDHTGDIKSQQEERHGDNVVGQYTLIDADGYRRIVDYTADEHNGFNAVVRREPLTQKIVKAVVPVAKVAIPVAKIAYPTYYHH; from the exons ATGGCATTCAAA tTCTTTGCTCTACTCGCCTTGGTAACAGTTGCCAGCGCCGCAGTTCTTCCTGTTGCCCTGAAGCACATTGAATACCACGATGCCCCTGCTGAGTACCAGTTCTCTTATTCTGTCCATGATGATCATACCGGAGACATCAAGAGCCAACAGGAGGAACGCCACGGAGATAATGTCGTGGGACAATACACCCTGATCGATGCCGATGGATACCGCCGAATTGTTGACTACACCGCCGATGAACACAATGGCTTCAATGCCGTCGTCCGCCGTGAACCTCTGACTCAGAAGATCGTCAAAGCTGTCGTCCCGGTAGCCAAGGTCGCTATCCCAGTGGCAAAGATTGCATACCCAACTTACTACCACCATTAA
- the LOC110675689 gene encoding larval cuticle protein A2B-like, which yields MSFKLFIVLVVCIGTIAAQHYYQQAHNSYHQEEEHYAPAHYEFHYDVHDDHTGDVHGQKETREGDKTQGEYYLIDADGHKRTVTYHVDGKSGFIAEVHREPIKGYQAPQPVHKIVAAPVQQHYYHH from the exons ATGTCTTTCAAA TTGTTCATCGTGCTTGTTGTCTGCATTGGCACCATCGCAGCTCAGCATTATTATCAACAGGCTCACAACAGTTATCATCAGGAAGAAGAACACTACGCTCCTGCCCACTACGAGTTCCACTACGATGTTCACGATGATCATACCGGAGATGTGCACGGGCAGAAGGAAACTCGCGAGGGAGATAAGACCCAGGGAGAATACTATCTGATTGATGCCGATGGTCACAAGCGCACTGTCACTTATCATGTTGATGGCAAGAGTGGATTCATCGCTGAGGTTCACCGTGAGCCAATCAAGGGATACCAGGCACCTCAGCCGGTGCACAAGATCGTGGCAGCTCCAGTTCAGCAGCACTACTATCATCACTAG